From the genome of Rosettibacter firmus, one region includes:
- a CDS encoding N-acetylmuramoyl-L-alanine amidase — MKFYKIIFLIFFSIIIEIYPQKILKISAEIDGKNFTLSCVTKNGNIFVSSSQLAKAISSNYYYNPETKKIEIKLPDYNLKITANSYFVVFTKKSDNSQLIYQLPVQTILINDDIYVPIVFLKDYLSDAINKKVEFNSKTKTLIIKSSDSNEKSNNNLDANNYSRFNKTRYDIYALSIEDKINGTLIRLKSNKKIILPRHSIHDNILYVFFTNTTINPELTKNVLPVGFVKQCNLVLTSSRSSQLEFNLNEGYSSIEIFQDENTNDIILTIHDKNFKERIKRSNDNVNKWQFDVVVIDPGHGGKDPGAISLNGTKEKDINLGIALKLGKLIEENLPSVRVVYTRKTDEFVELYKRGKIANSANGKLFISIHCNSTPQRNISSRGFEVYLLRPGRTKEAIAIAEFENSVIKYEDNPERYQQLTDENFILVTMAHSQYMRYSERFSDLLNQEWEKNVGIPSNGIKQAGFYVLVGASMPSVLIETGYLSNPKDEAYLKSFKGQLEIAKAILKALIKYKELYDKEMEVLSKSDSGE, encoded by the coding sequence ATGAAGTTTTATAAAATCATATTCTTAATTTTTTTTTCAATTATTATTGAAATCTATCCTCAAAAGATCTTAAAAATTTCTGCCGAGATAGATGGTAAAAATTTTACTCTTTCCTGTGTAACAAAAAATGGAAATATTTTTGTTTCTTCCAGTCAATTAGCAAAGGCTATTTCATCAAATTATTACTATAATCCTGAAACAAAAAAAATCGAAATTAAACTGCCGGATTATAATCTAAAGATTACGGCTAATAGTTATTTTGTTGTGTTTACAAAGAAAAGTGATAATTCGCAATTAATATATCAATTGCCGGTTCAAACAATTTTAATTAATGATGATATTTATGTTCCAATAGTTTTTTTGAAAGATTATTTAAGTGATGCAATTAATAAAAAAGTTGAGTTCAATTCTAAAACAAAAACATTAATTATTAAATCATCAGATTCAAATGAAAAGTCTAATAATAATCTTGATGCAAATAATTACTCCAGATTTAATAAAACCAGATACGATATTTATGCACTTTCAATAGAAGACAAAATTAATGGTACTTTAATTAGACTTAAGTCGAATAAAAAAATAATTCTACCAAGACACTCAATCCACGATAATATTTTATATGTCTTTTTTACAAATACAACAATCAATCCCGAGCTAACAAAGAATGTTTTACCTGTAGGTTTTGTAAAACAATGTAATTTAGTTTTAACATCAAGTCGAAGCAGTCAGCTTGAATTCAATTTGAATGAAGGTTATTCCAGTATAGAAATTTTTCAGGATGAAAATACAAATGATATTATTTTGACAATTCACGATAAGAATTTTAAAGAAAGAATAAAAAGATCAAACGATAATGTGAATAAATGGCAATTCGATGTTGTTGTAATAGATCCTGGTCACGGAGGTAAAGATCCAGGTGCAATTAGTTTAAATGGAACTAAAGAAAAAGATATTAATCTTGGTATTGCATTAAAACTTGGTAAATTAATTGAAGAGAATCTTCCTTCTGTGAGAGTTGTATATACAAGAAAGACAGACGAATTTGTGGAATTATATAAGCGAGGTAAAATTGCTAATTCAGCAAATGGAAAGTTGTTTATATCTATTCATTGTAATTCTACTCCCCAGAGAAATATTTCCAGTAGAGGTTTTGAGGTTTATCTTTTAAGACCTGGTAGAACAAAAGAAGCCATTGCTATAGCAGAATTTGAAAATAGTGTGATTAAGTATGAAGACAATCCTGAAAGATATCAACAATTAACTGATGAAAATTTTATTCTTGTGACTATGGCACATTCTCAATATATGAGATATTCAGAAAGGTTTTCAGATTTATTAAATCAAGAATGGGAAAAAAATGTTGGTATTCCTTCAAATGGAATTAAACAGGCTGGATTTTATGTGCTTGTAGGAGCTTCTATGCCTTCAGTTTTAATTGAAACAGGATATCTTTCAAATCCAAAAGATGAAGCTTATTTAAAAAGTTTTAAGGGACAGCTTGAAATTGCTAAAGCTATATTAAAAGCACTTATTAAGTATAAAGAATTGTATGATAAAGAGATGGAGGTTTTATCAAAGAGCGATTCGGGAGAATAA
- a CDS encoding methyltransferase family protein, which yields MDAINLLIAINLVATISANWSGTKKGLKISLTKVVERPNTYLQKLPTNIAALVLVLIILGIFNVGNLQAINDEKYLTIRVVGLLLFVLFSWLQVFAFKALGDYYTQDIIILKDHKLIKKGIYKFIRHPQYLSQILSDLGAGIALLNYLIIPIVILIEIPLFIMRAIYEEKILQKYFKDEFVNYKKHTGFFIPFIG from the coding sequence ATGGATGCCATTAACTTACTTATTGCTATTAACCTTGTTGCAACTATAAGTGCTAACTGGAGTGGTACTAAGAAAGGTTTAAAAATATCTTTAACTAAAGTTGTAGAACGACCCAATACTTATCTTCAAAAATTGCCGACAAATATTGCAGCATTAGTACTTGTTTTGATTATTCTGGGCATTTTTAATGTAGGAAATCTACAGGCTATAAATGATGAAAAATATCTTACTATTCGTGTGGTGGGACTTTTATTATTTGTTTTGTTCTCATGGTTACAGGTTTTCGCTTTCAAAGCCCTTGGAGACTATTATACACAGGATATTATCATTCTAAAAGACCATAAATTAATTAAAAAAGGGATTTATAAATTTATCAGGCATCCTCAATATTTATCTCAAATATTAAGTGATCTGGGTGCTGGCATTGCTTTATTAAATTACTTGATTATCCCTATAGTTATTTTAATTGAAATACCACTTTTTATAATGCGTGCAATTTATGAAGAGAAAATTCTTCAAAAATACTTTAAGGATGAATTTGTGAATTATAAAAAGCATACTGGTTTTTTTATCCCTTTCATTGGTTGA
- a CDS encoding DUF4900 domain-containing protein gives MGGKGALLLVLGFSLIFMVAGRNYNNMATSTVESFADYYYNSKAHAYAAAGINLAANQLYLNNSLPDGTFNYTLHDSPLDFGNITVTLTTIDAFKRIRQLVSTAEYQGHTYTIKVLFQPSSFAKYAYFSDTEGANIWWTTRDTVWGPFHTNGQLRVADEPVFYGKVTIDGSLVKYSNRANPKFYGGFETGVHQDIPENGVSLVGSAAASGGKVITNKSLVYLEFRGDSIRYRYSSTGSWTYVLASQFAPNGIIYIDNSEVHISGTVKGQYTIAASGIGGNRGKIYLDNDIVYYSDPRTNPNSTDMLGIVAERDVVITDNTANRSDINIQAAIYAQRGSFTAENYNTRPPSGFINLYGGITQYTRGPVGIFHESRGQIYIDNGFSKKYRYDNRFMLASPPAFPGTGNMEIVSWFE, from the coding sequence ATGGGAGGTAAAGGAGCTCTTTTGCTTGTACTTGGATTCAGTTTAATCTTTATGGTTGCTGGCAGAAATTATAATAATATGGCTACAAGTACTGTAGAATCATTTGCAGATTACTATTATAATTCTAAAGCACATGCATATGCAGCTGCTGGGATAAATTTAGCAGCAAATCAATTATATCTAAATAACTCTCTTCCAGATGGTACCTTTAACTACACTTTGCATGATTCTCCATTAGACTTTGGTAATATAACTGTTACACTTACAACAATTGATGCATTCAAAAGAATTAGACAATTAGTATCTACTGCTGAGTATCAGGGTCATACTTATACTATAAAAGTTCTATTCCAGCCCAGCTCATTTGCAAAGTATGCATATTTTTCAGATACCGAAGGTGCAAATATATGGTGGACTACAAGAGATACCGTCTGGGGTCCATTCCATACTAATGGTCAATTAAGAGTTGCAGACGAACCAGTATTTTATGGAAAAGTTACAATTGATGGTAGTTTAGTGAAATATAGTAACCGTGCAAATCCCAAATTCTATGGAGGTTTTGAAACAGGTGTTCACCAGGATATTCCGGAAAATGGCGTTAGTTTAGTTGGAAGTGCTGCAGCTTCCGGTGGAAAAGTGATTACCAACAAAAGCTTGGTCTACCTGGAATTTAGAGGTGATAGTATTCGTTATCGTTATAGCTCAACTGGCTCATGGACATATGTATTAGCATCTCAATTTGCTCCGAATGGAATTATTTACATTGATAATTCTGAAGTTCATATAAGTGGTACTGTTAAAGGTCAGTATACAATTGCAGCTTCTGGTATTGGAGGTAATAGAGGCAAAATTTATCTTGACAATGATATAGTTTATTATTCTGATCCGAGAACTAATCCAAATTCTACAGATATGCTTGGTATTGTAGCTGAAAGAGACGTTGTTATTACAGATAATACAGCAAATCGTTCTGATATAAACATACAAGCTGCAATTTATGCTCAGCGAGGTTCATTTACTGCAGAGAATTATAACACAAGACCACCGAGTGGTTTTATAAATCTTTATGGTGGTATAACACAATACACCCGTGGTCCAGTTGGTATTTTTCATGAATCACGTGGTCAAATTTATATTGATAACGGATTCAGTAAAAAATATCGTTATGATAATAGATTTATGCTTGCAAGTCCACCTGCATTCCCCGGTACAGGAAATATGGAAATTGTCTCCTGGTTCGAATAA
- a CDS encoding TIGR01777 family oxidoreductase, whose protein sequence is MNRNIIVTGATGLIGRNISNALIKNNENVIVFSRRPEEAKKIIKGATSYVFWDYENSNWKKYLNKADAVINLAGENIASKRWTKKVKRKIYDSRILSTRALVNAIIETGNKPECFISASAVGFYGNREDEVDEYSDKGNGFLASLVNDWENESKRLEDYNVRVVSIRLGTVLSKEGGALQKLIKQFNYYLGGTIAGGNQWFPWIHIDDAVGIFLMALNNPEIKGVLNGVSPTQVKQKEFVSILSKYLNKPCYLNIPAFLLRFILGELALVLLEGARVIPRRTLEYGYKFKYEDIDEALSNLLT, encoded by the coding sequence ATGAATAGAAATATAATAGTAACAGGAGCAACCGGATTAATTGGTCGAAATATTTCAAATGCTTTAATTAAAAATAATGAGAATGTAATAGTTTTTTCAAGAAGACCAGAAGAAGCAAAAAAAATAATTAAGGGTGCAACAAGCTATGTGTTCTGGGATTATGAAAATTCTAACTGGAAAAAATATTTGAACAAAGCTGATGCAGTAATAAATTTAGCAGGTGAAAATATTGCCTCAAAACGATGGACTAAAAAGGTAAAAAGAAAAATATATGATAGTAGAATTTTATCAACTCGAGCTTTAGTAAATGCTATAATAGAAACGGGCAATAAACCAGAATGTTTTATTTCAGCATCGGCGGTTGGTTTTTATGGAAATAGAGAAGATGAAGTTGATGAATATTCTGATAAAGGGAATGGATTTTTAGCATCACTGGTTAATGATTGGGAAAATGAATCTAAACGACTTGAAGATTATAATGTTCGTGTAGTAAGTATAAGATTGGGAACAGTACTTTCTAAGGAAGGGGGTGCCTTACAAAAGTTAATTAAACAATTCAATTATTATCTTGGTGGAACCATAGCAGGCGGTAATCAATGGTTTCCCTGGATTCATATTGATGATGCGGTTGGAATTTTTCTTATGGCATTAAATAATCCAGAAATTAAAGGTGTGCTAAATGGTGTATCACCCACTCAAGTAAAACAGAAAGAATTTGTATCGATATTAAGTAAATATCTGAATAAACCTTGTTATTTAAATATTCCTGCTTTTCTCTTAAGATTTATTTTAGGAGAATTAGCTTTAGTATTATTGGAAGGTGCTAGAGTTATACCTCGCAGAACTTTAGAGTATGGTTATAAATTTAAATATGAAGATATAGATGAGGCATTAAGTAATTTGTTAACATAA
- a CDS encoding DUF5686 and carboxypeptidase-like regulatory domain-containing protein, giving the protein MKIVIITFFFVLNNIVYAQLFSFTGQVKDKLTGEKLSFANIRVLGTTTGTAANSEGLFELRLKKGDYTFITSFIGYKSDTTKIILNENKFLEIYLEPIPIKLSDITILPGKNPALEIVEKAINYRKERDSKLHSYIFDAYTKSLIKTTKDIIASDKSIGISIGEKDTGKIKITGIIENQSRGYFKKPNKYKDIIVARKQSANTPPTINILTGGRTIQNFYTNDIRFFNRPLPSPISDEALNFYYYIIKDTLFIDNYKVYKIYFEPIDTLNPGLYGDIYLIDSLFALIKIDAHINDAANPGKLFDKINIFQQFTSFDNNIYMPVDYRIFVEGNILGLLKLGFELNTIFYNYQINSHIDDEIFDMALISVLPDADKKDSSYWKSNQTIPNTFDELMAYKKIDSLEHIKRSFWQNNSLFSPRWYFSDIYSITAPLGIYNFNKVSGHQLNFGFFIENELDMRFNSNIKIAYGFSDKKLKTKFFIEYLTGKYRTGKISLNIFNYLTDLFGENIPYNNFTSTFLSLFNKYDFRDYYYSKGWTLNFYNEFFPVLGLGIGLISRTDNSAHNNSDFSFFYKSRKFNENKLIYETKINAITANFNIDIRKYIENGYYRQRINRGELFSSFNGNVIISNKSLLKSNNEFKLYQLNLSGNIPLFKSTSLVYNIQNIFSSGAVPFQMMYALAGNINNVGKNLTFRTIRLGEVFGDKGLIINTQYNFNDELFRLLKIPFLKDSQIGLSCHFNAALISISEESKSILSHSYKEFKHPFYEIGFGIGHLLFPISIELTWKLNYRDKNNFVFGVNVIML; this is encoded by the coding sequence ATGAAAATTGTCATAATAACTTTTTTCTTTGTACTTAATAATATTGTTTACGCTCAATTATTTTCTTTTACTGGACAGGTAAAAGATAAGTTAACTGGTGAAAAATTAAGTTTTGCAAATATTCGTGTTCTGGGAACAACAACTGGAACAGCCGCTAATTCAGAAGGTCTATTCGAGTTGAGACTCAAAAAAGGTGATTACACTTTCATTACATCTTTTATTGGATATAAATCCGATACAACTAAAATTATACTTAATGAAAATAAATTCTTAGAAATTTATCTTGAACCCATTCCTATTAAATTGTCTGATATCACTATACTACCAGGAAAAAATCCTGCACTTGAAATTGTCGAAAAAGCTATCAATTACAGAAAGGAAAGGGATAGTAAATTACACTCTTACATTTTCGATGCTTATACAAAATCATTAATAAAAACCACAAAAGATATTATAGCATCAGATAAAAGTATTGGAATTTCGATAGGTGAAAAAGATACTGGAAAAATTAAAATTACAGGTATTATAGAAAATCAAAGTCGTGGCTATTTTAAAAAACCCAATAAATATAAAGATATAATTGTTGCAAGAAAACAAAGTGCAAATACACCCCCTACAATCAATATACTAACGGGAGGAAGAACAATCCAGAATTTTTATACAAATGACATCAGATTTTTTAATCGACCATTACCAAGTCCAATCTCTGATGAAGCACTTAATTTTTACTACTACATAATTAAAGACACTCTATTCATTGACAATTATAAAGTATACAAAATTTACTTTGAACCTATTGATACATTAAATCCAGGACTTTATGGAGATATTTATTTAATCGATAGTTTATTTGCACTCATAAAAATTGATGCACACATAAACGACGCAGCTAATCCCGGTAAATTGTTTGATAAGATAAATATATTTCAACAATTCACTTCTTTTGATAACAATATTTATATGCCGGTTGATTATCGAATTTTTGTAGAAGGAAACATCTTGGGGCTTTTAAAACTTGGTTTTGAATTAAATACAATTTTTTATAATTACCAGATTAATAGTCATATTGATGATGAAATTTTTGATATGGCATTAATTAGTGTTTTGCCAGATGCTGACAAAAAAGATTCTTCCTACTGGAAATCAAATCAAACAATTCCCAACACTTTTGATGAATTAATGGCTTATAAAAAAATTGATAGTCTTGAACACATAAAACGAAGTTTCTGGCAAAACAATTCTTTATTTAGTCCTCGATGGTATTTTTCTGATATCTATTCAATTACCGCACCACTTGGGATTTATAATTTTAATAAGGTCTCCGGGCATCAACTAAATTTTGGTTTCTTTATTGAAAATGAGCTTGATATGAGATTTAATTCAAATATTAAAATCGCATATGGTTTTTCTGACAAAAAACTAAAAACCAAATTTTTCATTGAATACTTAACTGGAAAATATCGTACAGGTAAAATTTCACTAAACATTTTTAATTATCTCACTGATTTATTTGGTGAAAATATTCCTTATAACAATTTCACTTCTACATTTCTAAGCTTATTTAATAAGTATGATTTTCGTGATTATTATTATTCAAAAGGATGGACATTAAATTTTTATAATGAATTTTTCCCGGTACTTGGTTTGGGAATTGGACTAATTAGTAGAACCGATAATTCTGCTCATAACAACTCTGATTTTTCATTTTTCTATAAATCAAGAAAGTTCAACGAGAACAAACTTATTTATGAAACAAAAATAAATGCTATTACTGCTAATTTTAATATTGATATAAGAAAATACATTGAGAATGGTTACTATCGTCAAAGGATTAATAGAGGAGAATTATTTTCCAGTTTTAATGGTAATGTAATAATTAGTAACAAATCTTTATTAAAAAGTAATAACGAGTTCAAATTATATCAACTGAACTTATCTGGAAATATTCCTTTATTCAAATCAACTTCTTTAGTTTATAATATTCAAAATATTTTTTCCAGTGGTGCTGTTCCTTTTCAAATGATGTATGCTTTAGCAGGTAACATAAACAATGTTGGAAAAAATTTAACTTTCAGAACTATTAGATTGGGAGAAGTATTTGGAGATAAAGGATTAATAATAAATACACAATATAATTTTAATGATGAATTATTTAGATTACTAAAAATCCCTTTTCTTAAAGATTCACAAATTGGTTTATCCTGCCATTTTAACGCCGCATTAATTAGTATTTCAGAGGAAAGTAAATCAATTCTTTCACACTCTTACAAAGAATTTAAACATCCATTCTATGAAATAGGTTTTGGAATAGGGCATCTTTTATTCCCGATTTCAATTGAACTTACGTGGAAATTGAACTATCGTGATAAAAATAATTTTGTATTTGGTGTGAATGTTATTATGCTATAA
- a CDS encoding DMT family transporter, with protein MNKSFLKHSWKPLTSVVIWGGSFIATKYLLSYLEPLAIILIRQILAVIFLTIIASKQKKSFSVNLHDHTYIFILSLIATFHLWIQLNGLKYTTASNTGWIIGITPVFMTLLGIIFFKEKITIIQLAGIAISFFGLILLISKGDFSSIDFISNKGDFLILASSFTWSVYSLVNKKISVHYSPLMTILFLFLMMSIILLPFTITRHNINSIQNLSFQSWIALIFLGIFCSGLAYVLWAEAMSEMQSSKVGAFLYIEPFVTVFTAWIILKEEITVLTMLSGIVIILGVILVNRK; from the coding sequence ATGAATAAAAGTTTTTTAAAACACTCCTGGAAACCATTAACTTCAGTAGTAATCTGGGGCGGATCTTTTATTGCTACAAAATATTTACTGAGCTATTTAGAACCACTTGCAATAATATTAATAAGACAAATACTGGCTGTAATTTTTTTAACTATTATTGCATCAAAACAGAAAAAAAGTTTTTCAGTTAATCTTCACGATCATACATATATTTTTATTTTATCTTTAATTGCCACTTTCCATTTATGGATTCAATTGAATGGATTAAAATACACAACAGCTTCTAACACTGGATGGATAATCGGCATAACTCCAGTATTTATGACTTTACTTGGTATCATATTCTTTAAGGAAAAAATTACAATCATTCAATTAGCAGGAATTGCAATTTCATTCTTTGGTTTAATTCTCTTAATAAGCAAAGGTGATTTTTCATCAATTGATTTTATATCGAACAAAGGAGATTTTTTAATACTTGCAAGTTCATTTACATGGAGTGTTTATTCACTTGTTAATAAAAAAATTTCTGTTCACTATTCCCCTTTAATGACAATATTATTTTTATTCTTGATGATGTCAATTATACTTTTACCATTTACAATTACTCGTCACAATATCAACTCTATACAAAATCTTTCTTTTCAAAGCTGGATTGCTTTAATATTTCTTGGAATATTCTGTTCTGGATTAGCTTATGTACTCTGGGCAGAAGCAATGAGTGAAATGCAATCTTCCAAAGTTGGAGCATTTCTCTACATCGAACCATTTGTCACTGTATTTACTGCATGGATTATTTTAAAAGAAGAAATTACAGTTCTAACAATGTTAAGTGGAATAGTTATTATACTGGGAGTGATATTAGTTAATAGAAAATAA
- a CDS encoding amidohydrolase: MNIKLVFIMLFLFLLQIIFTNCKDDDMPEQADIVIINGKILTMDSTNMFVEALAIKDNKILSVGTTNEIKEFIGNSTQIINLNGKFAMPGFIESHAHLIGLGESLIYADLKKAKSWDDVINIISDLNKNFKPGEWIVGRGWHQEKFNPVPTPNVNGYPIHNSLSKVTPNNPVILYHASGHAIFANAKAMEIAGIDKNTKNPEGGTIVKDENGNPIGVFEENAEKLITKFYEDYLNKRSQEQIRSDYIKKIQLAFDECIKNGITSFHDAGEPFEIIDLLKQLNDSSKISVRLYVMINDSKNNLKEKLKDYKFINTKDNFLTVRAIKLYIDGALGSRGAWLIEPYNDLKSHYGSNVTPINDLEEICDLAIKNDFQICIHAIGDRGNYEVLNLYEKIFNKYPDKKDLRWRIEHAQHLQEKDIKRFSQLGIIAAMQGIHCTSDAPFVIERLGEKRAEEGAYVWRKLIDNGTIICNGTDAPVENMNPIKNFYASVTRKISDDNYFFPEQKMTRLEALKSYTINGAIASFQENLLGSLSKGKFADIVVLSNDLLNCPEDEILSTKVLYTIINGKILYRAN; this comes from the coding sequence ATGAATATAAAATTAGTATTTATAATGCTATTTTTATTTTTACTTCAGATCATTTTTACAAATTGCAAAGACGACGATATGCCAGAACAAGCAGACATAGTAATTATAAATGGTAAAATTCTGACAATGGACAGTACAAATATGTTCGTTGAAGCACTGGCTATTAAGGATAACAAAATTTTATCGGTTGGTACTACAAATGAAATAAAAGAATTTATTGGAAACTCTACACAAATAATTAATCTTAATGGAAAGTTTGCAATGCCAGGTTTTATTGAAAGTCATGCACATTTAATTGGATTGGGGGAATCATTAATTTATGCCGATTTGAAAAAAGCAAAAAGCTGGGATGATGTTATAAATATAATTTCTGATTTAAATAAAAATTTTAAACCTGGTGAATGGATTGTTGGACGAGGCTGGCATCAGGAAAAATTCAATCCTGTTCCCACACCAAATGTGAATGGCTATCCCATACATAATAGTTTAAGCAAAGTTACTCCAAATAATCCTGTTATACTATATCATGCAAGTGGACATGCAATCTTTGCTAATGCTAAAGCAATGGAAATTGCAGGCATAGATAAAAACACAAAAAATCCAGAAGGTGGAACAATTGTTAAAGATGAAAATGGAAATCCAATTGGTGTATTTGAAGAAAATGCTGAAAAGTTAATTACAAAATTTTATGAAGATTATTTGAATAAAAGATCTCAAGAACAAATTCGTTCAGATTATATAAAAAAAATCCAATTGGCTTTTGATGAATGCATAAAAAATGGAATTACTTCTTTTCACGATGCTGGAGAACCTTTTGAAATTATTGATTTACTAAAACAACTCAATGATTCTTCAAAAATATCTGTTCGTCTTTATGTAATGATTAACGATTCTAAAAATAATCTAAAAGAAAAATTAAAAGATTATAAATTCATAAATACAAAAGATAACTTTCTTACGGTACGAGCAATAAAATTATATATTGATGGTGCACTTGGTTCTCGTGGTGCATGGTTAATTGAGCCTTACAATGATTTAAAAAGCCATTACGGTTCAAATGTTACTCCTATTAATGATTTGGAAGAAATTTGTGATTTAGCAATAAAAAATGATTTTCAAATATGCATACATGCAATTGGAGATAGAGGCAACTATGAAGTGCTGAATCTTTACGAAAAAATATTTAATAAATATCCAGATAAAAAAGATTTACGATGGAGAATTGAACATGCACAACATTTACAGGAAAAAGATATTAAGAGATTTTCTCAGCTTGGAATTATTGCTGCAATGCAGGGCATTCATTGTACATCAGATGCACCATTTGTAATTGAGAGACTTGGCGAAAAAAGAGCAGAAGAAGGTGCTTATGTCTGGAGAAAATTAATTGATAACGGAACAATTATTTGTAATGGAACCGATGCTCCAGTTGAAAACATGAATCCTATTAAAAACTTTTATGCTTCAGTAACAAGAAAAATATCTGATGATAATTATTTCTTCCCTGAACAAAAAATGACAAGACTGGAAGCATTAAAATCTTATACAATTAATGGTGCAATTGCATCTTTTCAGGAAAATCTGCTTGGTTCATTATCAAAAGGTAAATTTGCAGATATTGTTGTATTGTCCAATGATTTATTGAATTGTCCAGAAGATGAAATTTTATCAACAAAAGTTTTATATACAATTATCAATGGAAAAATTCTTTACAGAGCAAATTAA
- a CDS encoding M20/M25/M40 family metallo-hydrolase, producing the protein MIILKKNSILITLLLIFINIKAQTITLNRDASIIRMIEEISAANLDYIVKSLVGFKTRHSLSTQRDDKTGIGAAARWIKSQFDEYAKSSNGRLITEIDYFTIEPDGRRINRKVNLMNVMAILKGTDSTDNRVIIVGAHFDSRAEDVMDSIITAPGANDDLSGVAAVLELARIMSKHEFPATIIFVAFSGEEQGLYGSTHLAKRIKENNLPVIKNCNLIAMLNNDMIGNTLSNETLLRDNMQVRIFSENIPANESPEEERLRKISGSEYDGKSRQLARYIKEIGERYVDQIQVKLIFRSDRFLRGGDHTPFNRLGYAAVRFCEMNENYDYQHQNVRIVNGKQYGDLPEFIDFEYVRKITAINCAVIANLALAPASPENVSIDVRELTNKTKLYWDVPKTGKKPLGYYVLMRETFQPFWEKKFFVQDTSITLPYSKDNYFFAVQSVDDKGHESLPVFPVPVR; encoded by the coding sequence ATGATTATTTTAAAAAAGAATTCTATCTTGATAACTCTCCTGTTGATTTTCATTAACATAAAAGCACAGACCATTACTCTTAACAGAGATGCAAGCATCATCAGAATGATAGAAGAAATTTCGGCTGCTAATTTAGACTACATTGTAAAATCATTGGTTGGTTTTAAAACACGTCATTCACTCAGCACACAACGAGATGATAAAACTGGAATTGGTGCAGCAGCTCGCTGGATCAAATCACAATTTGATGAATATGCTAAATCTTCAAATGGAAGATTAATAACAGAAATTGATTACTTCACAATTGAACCAGATGGAAGAAGAATAAATAGAAAAGTAAATCTTATGAATGTTATGGCAATATTGAAAGGAACAGATTCGACAGATAATAGAGTTATTATTGTTGGTGCTCATTTCGATTCAAGAGCAGAAGATGTAATGGACAGCATTATAACTGCTCCAGGTGCTAATGATGATTTATCTGGCGTTGCTGCAGTTTTGGAATTAGCAAGAATTATGTCCAAACACGAATTCCCAGCAACCATAATTTTTGTAGCATTCTCTGGCGAAGAGCAGGGACTTTATGGTTCAACACACTTAGCAAAAAGAATAAAAGAAAATAATTTGCCAGTTATTAAAAATTGTAATTTAATTGCTATGCTCAATAATGATATGATTGGAAATACTCTTTCAAATGAAACATTACTTCGTGATAATATGCAGGTTAGAATATTTAGTGAAAATATTCCTGCTAATGAATCTCCAGAAGAAGAAAGATTAAGAAAAATTTCCGGTTCAGAGTATGATGGAAAATCCAGACAATTAGCTCGTTACATAAAAGAAATTGGAGAAAGGTATGTTGATCAAATTCAGGTAAAATTAATTTTTAGAAGCGATAGATTTTTACGTGGCGGAGATCATACCCCTTTTAATAGACTGGGATATGCTGCAGTTCGTTTCTGTGAAATGAATGAAAATTATGACTACCAGCATCAAAATGTAAGAATTGTTAATGGCAAACAATATGGTGATTTACCTGAATTTATTGATTTTGAATATGTCCGCAAAATTACAGCTATAAATTGTGCTGTTATTGCAAATCTTGCATTAGCACCAGCATCACCAGAAAATGTTAGCATTGATGTTCGAGAATTAACCAACAAAACAAAATTATATTGGGATGTTCCAAAAACAGGAAAGAAACCACTTGGTTATTATGTATTAATGAGAGAAACATTTCAACCTTTCTGGGAGAAAAAATTTTTTGTACAGGATACGAGTATTACTTTACCTTATTCAAAAGATAATTATTTCTTTGCTGTACAATCAGTAGATGACAAAGGACACGAAAGTTTGCCTGTTTTTCCAGTGCCAGTTAGATAA